Proteins encoded within one genomic window of Candidatus Peregrinibacteria bacterium:
- a CDS encoding helix-turn-helix domain-containing protein codes for MLDRLKKICEALNVSVGDLIK; via the coding sequence ATGCTTGATAGGCTCAAGAAAATATGCGAAGCCCTTAATGTGAGCGTTGGTGATTTAATAAAGTAA
- the aspS gene encoding aspartate--tRNA ligase translates to MLRTHTCGELTEKHVKTETTLCGWVHRRRDHGGVIFVDLRDRYGLTQVVFHPDILKKNFSLAEELRPEYVIKVQGKVRMRPEGQTNEKIKTGKIEIEVTELEFLNRAKTPPFEIDQEMEVKEELRLKYRYLDIRRERVKNNLILRSEIFKTTRKFFENEGFLEIETPILIKGTPEGSREYLVPSRLYPGDFYVLPQSPQQLKQLLMVAGIDRYFQIPRCFRDEDQRGDRQPEFTQLDLEMSFVNQEDVMDVIERYFLEITEKHTTGKKFPKKFPRMTYHDAMSTYGVDKPDMRFDLKLVNISSEKEKCGFGVFENSEYVFVLPVPKKHGEVTRKMIDDYTELAKKNGAGGLAWFRVGEESGPVAKYCSKEFLEKITKKTNSEKGDLLLFGAGNFETAVSPLGAIRSSLGDVFNLKDPNNFAYLWVYEFPMFEMNSEGQIGAVHHPFTRPLKEDQHLLANEPLKARAEAYDIVLNGVELGGGSIRIHESELQAQIFDILRISKEDADRRFGHMLRAFEYGAPPHGGCAPGLDRIVMMFAGEPNIREVIAFPKNQTAQDLMLGAPSKMPEEQIKELHIEVREEE, encoded by the coding sequence ATGCTGAGAACACATACCTGCGGAGAACTGACCGAAAAACATGTAAAAACCGAAACCACGCTGTGCGGTTGGGTTCACAGAAGACGCGATCATGGCGGTGTAATTTTTGTCGATCTTCGCGATCGTTATGGGCTTACACAAGTCGTTTTTCATCCCGATATCCTGAAAAAGAATTTTTCGCTTGCCGAAGAGCTTCGTCCGGAATATGTGATCAAAGTTCAGGGAAAAGTGAGAATGCGTCCGGAAGGTCAGACAAATGAAAAAATAAAAACCGGGAAAATTGAAATCGAAGTGACGGAACTCGAATTTTTGAATCGTGCAAAAACTCCGCCATTTGAAATCGATCAGGAAATGGAAGTAAAAGAAGAGCTTCGCCTGAAATATCGCTACCTTGATATTCGTCGTGAGCGAGTGAAAAATAATCTCATTTTGAGGTCGGAAATTTTCAAAACGACACGAAAATTTTTTGAGAATGAAGGATTTCTCGAAATCGAAACGCCAATTCTCATTAAGGGAACGCCTGAAGGTTCTCGTGAATACCTCGTTCCAAGCAGACTCTATCCCGGAGATTTTTATGTACTTCCGCAATCTCCGCAACAGCTGAAACAACTCCTCATGGTTGCAGGAATAGATCGCTATTTCCAAATTCCGCGATGTTTTCGCGATGAAGATCAGCGCGGAGATCGTCAGCCGGAGTTTACGCAACTCGACCTCGAAATGAGTTTTGTGAATCAGGAAGATGTGATGGACGTGATCGAACGATATTTTTTAGAAATTACGGAAAAACATACAACGGGAAAGAAATTCCCAAAGAAATTTCCCCGAATGACGTATCACGACGCGATGAGCACATACGGCGTCGATAAACCAGATATGCGATTTGATCTAAAACTCGTCAATATTTCGAGCGAAAAAGAAAAATGTGGATTTGGAGTTTTTGAAAATTCGGAATATGTGTTTGTGCTTCCGGTTCCGAAAAAACATGGAGAAGTGACGAGAAAAATGATTGATGACTATACGGAACTCGCGAAGAAAAATGGAGCCGGAGGGCTTGCATGGTTTCGAGTGGGAGAAGAATCCGGACCAGTCGCAAAATACTGTTCCAAAGAATTTTTGGAAAAAATTACGAAAAAAACGAATTCTGAAAAAGGTGATCTCCTTCTCTTCGGCGCCGGAAATTTTGAAACTGCAGTTTCTCCGCTCGGTGCAATTCGCTCAAGCTTGGGAGATGTCTTCAACCTCAAAGATCCGAATAATTTTGCGTATCTTTGGGTGTATGAATTTCCAATGTTTGAAATGAATTCCGAAGGACAAATTGGCGCGGTGCATCATCCGTTTACCAGACCGCTGAAAGAAGATCAGCATTTGCTCGCAAATGAACCTTTAAAAGCTCGTGCGGAAGCGTATGACATCGTTTTGAACGGCGTGGAACTCGGAGGAGGTTCGATCCGAATTCACGAATCCGAACTCCAAGCGCAGATTTTTGATATTCTCCGAATTTCGAAAGAAGATGCGGACAGAAGATTTGGACACATGCTCCGCGCGTTTGAATATGGAGCGCCGCCGCATGGAGGATGCGCTCCGGGACTCGATCGGATTGTGATGATGTTTGCGGGAGAACCAAATATTCGGGAAGTGATTGCGTTCCCAAAAAACCAAACCGCACAGGATCTCATGCTCGGCGCTCCGTCAAAAATGCCGGAGGAGCAGATCAAGGAGCTCCATATTGAGGTGAGGGAGGAGGAGTAA
- a CDS encoding type II toxin-antitoxin system RelE/ParE family toxin yields MEIFFLRQAQKFIKKSSQELEEKIKLETLKIQTNPYQKARTLGGTLRGLFSHHFSYRGVEYRIVYKIEKEILIVAIGARENFYKSLNM; encoded by the coding sequence ATGGAAATCTTCTTCCTCCGGCAAGCGCAAAAATTCATCAAAAAGTCTTCTCAAGAACTTGAAGAAAAAATAAAACTGGAAACACTGAAAATCCAGACCAACCCGTACCAAAAAGCAAGAACTCTTGGCGGTACATTACGAGGGCTCTTTTCTCATCATTTCTCTTACAGAGGAGTCGAGTATCGCATTGTTTATAAAATTGAGAAAGAAATTCTTATTGTTGCCATCGGAGCTCGTGAAAATTTTTATAAAAGTCTCAATATGTAA
- the eno gene encoding phosphopyruvate hydratase, translating into MSRITHIHTLEVLDSRGNPTVEVEVQLESGANARAIVPSGASTGAHEAVELRDGDKNRYLGKGVLKAVQNVNTEIAKAVIGMESEEQKKIDQTMIDLDGTMNKERLGANAILGVSLATAKATALEKSIPLFEYFGHLAGNSSPNLLPTPMMNVVNGGAHADSGMEIQEFMIFSTGAENFSEALRMGSETFHHLKKILAARKMVTAVGDEGGFAPHFKTNEEAIEVILEAIHEAGHDGKIQIALDAAASEFYEEGKGYKIRGEYKTAEEMLVFYSSLVEKYPIISIEDPFFEDDWDAFTALTKAIGDKIQIVGDDLLVTNPRRVQMAIVRKCVNSALIKVNQIGTLSETIETVGMAKNAKWTSVISHRSGETEDTTIADLAVGLLTGQIKTGSLCRSERIAKYNQLLRIETMLGKKAKFQGKIR; encoded by the coding sequence ATGTCTCGTATCACCCACATCCACACTCTTGAAGTTCTCGATTCTCGTGGAAATCCGACGGTAGAAGTAGAAGTACAACTGGAAAGTGGTGCAAATGCTCGCGCAATTGTTCCTTCTGGAGCTTCCACTGGAGCTCATGAAGCTGTGGAACTTCGAGATGGAGACAAGAATCGCTATCTCGGAAAAGGAGTTTTGAAAGCGGTTCAGAATGTGAATACAGAAATTGCAAAAGCTGTGATCGGAATGGAAAGCGAAGAACAAAAAAAAATCGATCAGACGATGATTGATCTCGATGGAACGATGAATAAGGAACGACTCGGAGCGAATGCAATTCTCGGAGTTTCACTCGCGACAGCGAAGGCAACAGCACTGGAGAAGAGTATTCCCCTCTTCGAATATTTTGGACATCTTGCTGGAAATTCATCTCCAAATTTACTTCCAACTCCGATGATGAACGTCGTGAATGGTGGAGCTCACGCGGATTCGGGAATGGAAATTCAAGAATTTATGATTTTTTCAACCGGCGCGGAAAATTTTTCTGAAGCACTGAGAATGGGATCAGAAACATTTCACCATCTCAAAAAAATTCTTGCGGCACGAAAAATGGTGACGGCAGTTGGCGATGAAGGCGGATTTGCTCCTCATTTTAAAACCAATGAAGAAGCTATTGAAGTGATTCTGGAGGCGATTCATGAAGCGGGACATGATGGAAAAATTCAGATCGCGCTCGATGCTGCCGCTTCGGAATTTTATGAAGAAGGAAAGGGCTATAAAATTCGTGGAGAATATAAAACTGCGGAGGAAATGCTCGTATTCTATTCTTCGCTCGTAGAAAAATATCCAATTATTTCGATCGAAGATCCATTTTTTGAAGATGATTGGGATGCGTTTACCGCTCTTACAAAAGCAATTGGAGACAAAATCCAAATTGTGGGCGATGATTTGCTCGTCACGAATCCACGAAGAGTTCAGATGGCGATTGTGCGAAAATGCGTGAATTCGGCGCTCATCAAAGTGAATCAAATCGGAACACTTTCTGAAACCATTGAAACCGTCGGAATGGCAAAAAATGCAAAGTGGACGAGCGTTATCAGCCACCGCAGTGGAGAAACGGAAGACACGACGATTGCTGATCTCGCGGTCGGACTTTTGACCGGTCAAATCAAAACCGGTTCACTCTGCCGAAGTGAACGAATTGCGAAGTATAATCAGCTGCTTCGGATTGAGACGATGCTCGGGAAAAAAGCGAAGTTTCAGGGAAAAATTCGGTAA
- the ppcA gene encoding phosphoenolpyruvate carboxylase, with translation MATQHPDNACKTYFTGKRALSSQDEIEECYRCFSELGIHEYMWDWEGKFVDEAVVDRLYNTYHDYFQKHPLGRDEFLTFRIPNIWIESSHKLPRAFMNLLSSEKAALHYKFHSPPLFEIILPMTTRADQLIYLQKAFSKIATATEEIFELKTVLSVLSIIPLFEELKIVEKAPEILREYVHFLKEEYDAYPEYLRVFTARSDPALNAGFLSAKLMNKLALHLYQEFESESGIPVYPIVGAGSLPFRGGLNPENIDAAIEEYKGVATLTIQSAFRYDYDYETVKKIIEKINTEIPKNRGKSQKISPEEQKLLRKFTNAAEKFYRPIIESSAEMINAVAEKLPSHRERVLHIGLFGYSRGMGKVQLPRAIHFTGALYSLGVPPELIGSGRALRFAKEQGMLDLINTLCPYLKEDFRHAGHYLNRENLDHLCKEDPLWEEVKNEIQDIEKHVGIPIGPEESHHIIHRNFTSNIYHKLKIGEDFSEDILQAAEIRKSLG, from the coding sequence ATGGCTACCCAACATCCGGATAACGCCTGCAAGACATATTTTACGGGGAAAAGGGCACTTTCTTCTCAAGATGAGATTGAAGAGTGTTATCGATGTTTTTCAGAACTCGGAATTCACGAATACATGTGGGATTGGGAAGGGAAATTTGTCGATGAAGCCGTTGTGGATCGCCTCTACAACACCTATCATGATTATTTTCAGAAGCATCCACTTGGACGTGATGAGTTTCTGACATTCCGCATTCCGAATATCTGGATTGAATCAAGCCATAAACTCCCAAGAGCATTTATGAATCTGCTTTCTTCTGAGAAGGCCGCTCTTCATTATAAATTTCATTCGCCGCCACTTTTTGAAATTATTCTTCCGATGACGACGCGAGCAGATCAGCTCATATATCTCCAAAAAGCGTTTTCTAAAATTGCAACCGCGACGGAAGAAATTTTTGAGCTGAAAACGGTTCTCTCCGTGCTCAGTATTATTCCGCTTTTTGAAGAGCTCAAAATTGTGGAAAAAGCGCCAGAAATTTTGCGAGAATATGTCCATTTTTTGAAAGAGGAATATGACGCGTATCCCGAATATCTCCGAGTATTTACCGCACGAAGTGATCCAGCACTCAATGCCGGATTCCTTTCAGCAAAACTCATGAATAAACTCGCGCTCCATCTCTATCAGGAATTCGAATCTGAGAGTGGAATTCCTGTGTATCCCATTGTTGGAGCTGGTTCGCTCCCATTTCGAGGAGGACTCAATCCGGAAAATATTGATGCTGCCATCGAAGAGTACAAAGGTGTTGCCACTCTTACGATTCAGAGTGCATTTCGATACGATTACGATTATGAAACTGTAAAAAAAATAATCGAAAAAATAAATACCGAAATTCCAAAAAATAGGGGAAAATCGCAAAAAATTTCCCCAGAAGAACAAAAACTTTTAAGGAAATTTACGAATGCAGCGGAAAAATTTTATCGCCCTATAATTGAAAGTTCTGCGGAGATGATCAATGCTGTCGCGGAAAAGCTTCCATCTCATCGAGAAAGAGTCCTTCACATTGGTCTTTTTGGATATTCTCGAGGAATGGGAAAAGTGCAGCTTCCGAGAGCGATTCATTTTACGGGAGCTCTCTATTCACTCGGGGTTCCCCCCGAACTCATTGGATCGGGAAGAGCTCTCAGATTCGCAAAAGAACAAGGAATGTTGGACCTTATCAATACACTCTGTCCGTATTTGAAAGAAGATTTTCGTCATGCTGGACATTATTTGAATCGTGAAAATCTCGATCATCTCTGCAAAGAAGATCCGCTGTGGGAAGAAGTGAAAAATGAAATTCAGGATATTGAAAAACACGTAGGAATTCCAATCGGACCTGAAGAATCTCACCATATCATCCACCGAAACTTTACTTCAAACATTTATCATAAATTGAAAATTGGTGAGGATTTTTCCGAAGATATTTTGCAAGCGGCAGAGATTCGAAAATCACTTGGATAA
- a CDS encoding pyridoxal phosphate-dependent aminotransferase, which yields MRNSLSNPKVHLLKYGIREIVDVAQKLAEMDPHFQFISENIGDPIAKSWTVPPFLKEIIVKEVQKPGDKVFGYSHSRGLPEARKWVVDYAKRFSPSSKLDYEYVLFVSGLGAGISALYHMLPEGSRILQPTPSYPTHASMESFSSGKEPISYMLDPENNWQPNIEHLESQVKAHPEVTGILIINPNNPTGAVYSPETLEKIVQIAEKYHLMLISDEVYFRMVYNGHTYAQITEIAQNRVPLVVMRGISKDVPWPGGRSGWLEFHNVDRDPDFRSYAEGVKKRVLMEVCSVSLPQFILSRIYDHPEFDAWIQHYNSELEKNGNFIADILSQAQEMKVNRTNGAFYMMPLFQKGILNDKQKLHIENEEVQKFIEKEVSRPGFPLDQRFTYYLLATTGICVVPASGFFSPYHGFRLTTLDRDDERRKKTYSTLKNAIEEYVGS from the coding sequence ATGCGCAATTCTCTCTCAAATCCAAAAGTCCATCTCCTCAAATATGGCATCCGTGAAATCGTAGATGTTGCGCAAAAGTTAGCTGAAATGGATCCCCATTTCCAATTTATTTCAGAAAATATTGGAGATCCCATTGCAAAGAGTTGGACGGTGCCGCCATTCCTCAAAGAAATTATTGTAAAAGAAGTGCAAAAACCGGGAGATAAAGTGTTCGGATATTCTCATTCGAGGGGACTTCCTGAAGCGAGAAAGTGGGTTGTTGATTATGCCAAACGTTTTTCTCCATCTTCAAAACTCGATTATGAATATGTTCTTTTTGTGAGCGGACTCGGAGCCGGAATTTCTGCACTCTATCACATGCTCCCCGAAGGAAGTCGAATTTTGCAACCAACTCCAAGTTATCCAACTCATGCTTCGATGGAATCTTTTTCATCTGGGAAAGAGCCTATTTCGTATATGCTCGATCCGGAAAATAACTGGCAGCCGAATATAGAACATTTAGAATCACAGGTAAAAGCACATCCAGAAGTCACCGGAATTCTTATTATTAATCCGAATAATCCAACAGGCGCTGTGTACAGCCCAGAAACACTCGAGAAAATCGTGCAAATTGCTGAAAAATATCACCTCATGCTGATTTCTGATGAAGTGTATTTTCGCATGGTATACAATGGGCATACATATGCACAAATTACGGAAATCGCTCAGAATCGAGTTCCACTTGTGGTGATGAGGGGAATTTCAAAAGACGTTCCATGGCCGGGAGGAAGATCTGGATGGCTTGAATTTCATAATGTTGACAGAGATCCTGATTTTCGTTCATACGCGGAAGGAGTGAAAAAAAGAGTTCTTATGGAAGTGTGCTCTGTAAGTCTCCCGCAATTTATTTTGTCGCGAATTTATGATCATCCTGAGTTTGATGCATGGATTCAACATTATAATTCAGAACTTGAAAAAAACGGGAATTTTATCGCAGATATTCTTTCTCAAGCTCAAGAAATGAAGGTAAATAGAACAAATGGAGCATTTTATATGATGCCGCTTTTTCAGAAAGGAATTTTAAACGATAAGCAGAAGCTCCACATTGAAAATGAAGAAGTTCAAAAATTTATAGAAAAAGAAGTTTCTCGCCCGGGATTCCCACTGGATCAACGATTTACTTATTATCTCCTCGCAACCACCGGAATTTGCGTGGTTCCAGCTTCTGGATTTTTCAGTCCGTATCATGGTTTCCGTCTCACGACTCTTGATCGAGATGATGAGAGGAGGAAAAAAACGTATTCGACACTGAAGAATGCGATAGAGGAATACGTGGGAAGTTAA
- a CDS encoding BlaI/MecI/CopY family transcriptional regulator yields MDAPQKVISALRSIGLNDKEVHLYVEMLTIGAQPASVLARKINLPRSSTQFLAESLVAKGIVSKHHKQRITLYQPIQAEDLMRMLEKEKTEMMNNFEEKEKQLLFAVSELKKLKKHEFSKPKLSFYEGTQGIKMVYEDTLSAKEPVRALANFEERLKFLPDYFKEYYKRRKKAGVYMMAIYPDTPFGKGRKAADPECYRESQIIDHKKYLWEPEIQIYDNKVTIASGRNRIGTIIEDAEIAQAMKVLFDLAWEGIKKRGKNLR; encoded by the coding sequence ATGGACGCTCCTCAAAAAGTTATTTCTGCTCTTAGAAGCATTGGACTCAATGATAAAGAAGTTCATCTCTACGTTGAAATGCTTACGATTGGCGCTCAGCCCGCTTCTGTTCTTGCAAGAAAAATAAATTTGCCGAGAAGCAGTACACAATTCCTTGCAGAATCGCTCGTAGCGAAAGGAATTGTCAGCAAACATCATAAACAGCGCATTACACTATACCAGCCAATTCAAGCCGAAGACCTGATGCGAATGCTCGAAAAAGAGAAGACAGAAATGATGAACAACTTTGAAGAAAAAGAGAAGCAACTTTTATTCGCAGTTTCCGAACTGAAGAAATTGAAAAAACATGAATTTTCAAAACCGAAATTAAGTTTTTATGAGGGAACTCAAGGAATTAAAATGGTGTATGAGGATACGCTTTCCGCCAAGGAACCAGTTCGAGCTCTTGCAAATTTTGAAGAGCGACTCAAGTTTCTTCCGGATTATTTTAAAGAATATTACAAGCGTCGGAAAAAAGCAGGCGTCTATATGATGGCCATTTATCCGGATACTCCATTTGGGAAAGGGAGAAAGGCTGCGGATCCGGAGTGTTATCGGGAATCGCAAATCATTGATCACAAAAAGTACCTTTGGGAACCAGAAATTCAAATTTATGATAATAAAGTAACAATTGCATCTGGGAGAAATCGCATCGGAACCATTATTGAAGATGCCGAAATCGCCCAAGCCATGAAAGTGCTTTTTGATTTGGCATGGGAAGGAATCAAGAAGCGAGGAAAGAATTTACGGTAA
- the uvrC gene encoding excinuclease ABC subunit UvrC, translating into MLSEKLKKSLRHLPSTPGVYEMLSEDGDTLYVGKAKNLRKRVQTYFRVKAVLSLRIQKMIEKTHDIFWTEVSSEVEALILESNLIKEKRPKFNILLRDDKSYAYFCVSIRDDFPQITLTRHVIKDGSLYFGPKISAGSVRKTIDLLRDIFLLRTTNLEITEISPGKVEVKNPGNIKYPCINFHIKKCSAPCIGNIFKEEYRSRIQKAIKFLKGDTKEVLADLEKQMQESAEKREFEKAARVRDLFRAVESISEKQIVSAPDEFSADVIGTCLKFGHAFFHLFQIREGKVINSETFSLSMNSSEDSEEALFAFLREHSDRAADIPKTLVLSLQIFPKEEQEIWEKFFQEKWHQKIEISLPEKGKRKKLLELAEKNAESYAIRNAASFLKHEEDLDKVLETLQKKLKMKHIPKRIECYDVSHFGGTETVASMAVFVEGEEKNAEYRRFQLKTIAHGEINDFKSMEEVILRRLKHIPRQMPDGWKVQKVNSKKDMEFIVAATSGKNEGANPNSRPNENFIILKNGEKIIGILERKPVGATLAVAQSEEIQISWMDSKLAMTQKSEVGYFLVRKLLEISESKKIFFSGVDDDRHLENLGFIFENECWVFKNLSKKKKYDSLKIIPDLLVIDGGKGQLSSAKKILDEFPFAKKIQLCSLAKQFEEVYITGNSKPLAITADSPEGKLLQRIRDEAHRFAITYNADLHKKSQQKSVLDDLPGIGTKTKKKLLQAFGSISGIRDASDEKLLEIVSEKVLREIKKGL; encoded by the coding sequence ATGCTTTCTGAAAAACTCAAAAAATCATTGCGCCATCTTCCGAGTACTCCTGGTGTTTATGAAATGCTGTCGGAGGATGGCGACACTTTGTACGTGGGAAAGGCGAAAAATCTCCGAAAGCGAGTACAAACCTACTTTCGAGTAAAAGCAGTTTTGAGTCTGCGTATTCAAAAAATGATCGAAAAAACACACGATATTTTCTGGACAGAAGTGAGTTCTGAGGTCGAGGCTCTTATTCTCGAATCGAATCTGATCAAGGAGAAGCGTCCCAAATTTAATATTCTTCTCAGAGACGATAAAAGTTATGCGTATTTTTGTGTTTCCATACGGGATGATTTTCCTCAAATCACGCTCACGAGGCACGTCATTAAAGATGGGAGTTTATATTTTGGTCCGAAAATTTCTGCAGGATCAGTGCGAAAAACAATCGATCTTTTACGGGATATTTTTCTCCTGAGAACAACGAATCTGGAAATTACCGAAATTTCTCCAGGAAAAGTAGAGGTGAAAAATCCGGGAAATATCAAGTATCCCTGTATTAATTTTCATATCAAAAAATGTTCCGCCCCCTGCATTGGAAATATCTTCAAAGAAGAATATCGATCGCGAATTCAAAAGGCGATCAAGTTTTTAAAGGGCGATACCAAAGAAGTTCTTGCGGATTTGGAAAAACAGATGCAGGAGTCTGCCGAGAAAAGAGAATTTGAAAAAGCCGCTCGGGTTCGTGATCTTTTTCGTGCAGTAGAGTCAATTTCTGAAAAACAAATCGTTTCTGCTCCCGATGAATTTTCTGCAGATGTCATTGGAACATGCCTCAAATTTGGTCATGCATTTTTTCATCTCTTTCAAATTCGCGAAGGAAAAGTGATCAATTCAGAAACATTTTCTCTGTCGATGAATTCATCTGAGGACTCTGAAGAAGCGCTTTTTGCTTTTCTTCGAGAACACTCAGACAGAGCCGCGGATATTCCCAAAACTCTCGTACTTTCCCTTCAAATTTTTCCCAAAGAAGAACAGGAAATTTGGGAGAAATTCTTTCAAGAGAAATGGCATCAGAAAATTGAAATTTCTCTTCCAGAAAAGGGAAAACGAAAAAAACTTCTCGAACTCGCTGAGAAAAATGCCGAGAGTTATGCGATTCGAAATGCCGCAAGTTTCTTGAAACACGAAGAAGACCTCGACAAAGTTTTGGAAACTCTTCAGAAAAAACTCAAAATGAAACACATTCCAAAACGCATCGAATGTTATGATGTTTCCCATTTTGGAGGAACGGAAACGGTCGCTTCGATGGCGGTTTTTGTGGAAGGAGAAGAGAAAAATGCAGAGTATCGGCGATTTCAATTAAAAACAATTGCTCATGGAGAGATAAATGATTTTAAAAGCATGGAAGAGGTGATTCTTCGAAGGCTCAAACATATTCCGAGGCAAATGCCAGACGGATGGAAAGTACAAAAGGTGAATTCAAAAAAAGATATGGAATTCATCGTAGCGGCGACGTCGGGCAAAAATGAAGGCGCGAATCCAAATTCACGCCCAAACGAAAATTTCATCATTCTCAAAAATGGTGAAAAGATAATTGGAATATTGGAACGCAAACCCGTAGGGGCAACTCTCGCGGTTGCCCAATCTGAAGAAATTCAAATTTCTTGGATGGATTCGAAACTTGCAATGACACAGAAATCCGAAGTCGGATATTTCCTCGTGCGAAAACTCTTGGAAATTTCAGAATCGAAGAAAATATTTTTTTCCGGAGTCGACGATGATCGACACTTGGAAAATCTCGGGTTTATTTTTGAAAATGAATGTTGGGTTTTCAAAAATCTCAGCAAAAAGAAAAAATACGATTCTCTCAAAATCATACCAGACCTTCTGGTAATTGATGGAGGAAAAGGACAACTGTCTTCTGCAAAAAAGATCCTTGATGAGTTTCCATTCGCAAAAAAAATCCAACTCTGTTCCCTCGCGAAACAATTTGAAGAAGTCTATATCACTGGAAATTCAAAACCACTCGCAATTACCGCTGATTCTCCCGAAGGGAAACTCCTCCAACGAATCCGTGATGAAGCTCACCGGTTTGCGATTACCTATAACGCTGATCTTCACAAAAAATCACAGCAGAAATCAGTGCTTGATGATCTCCCGGGAATTGGAACAAAAACGAAGAAAAAACTTCTGCAAGCGTTCGGATCGATATCTGGAATCCGCGATGCGAGTGATGAAAAGCTTCTTGAGATCGTGAGTGAGAAGGTGCTGAGGGAAATCAAGAAAGGACTCTAG
- a CDS encoding FecR domain-containing protein has translation MAFFGHKHTPYFRKRKVHPLFISLLIIAGGVALFYLIQFLFFGQTGEVAEVKLNVPPQNTVYVQFSGEETYRSVMASSIKLLENEVVQSRNTANSSLEFFEKSELYLDTKTEIRLVKSRVQSGDTREIRVRMNGGKIWADVALSLNPRSVFEIQLSSTIFITSKNGEFSVDYDKSLVKVAKGNVRISKQEKGTEVFSQDVGVGQQFEFSDNIEEKALAILTEDDWFSAHAPREVPPASEEVSSEESGDKTLGEENPVKILVPGKNNSVVLISKEPQKISGTVPRGTKKVVINDYALSKFVEGDKEFTYIASVKFESLILGKNVYVIQAFDKNDTLLGKAEITIHYDPEGKFEGGDTLGGEKELDATKTPESTGKLEITEPNKGDDFTAKDLTGFDLIGTTSSDTEKILVNDYALSKYVPGNEKWTYKVRIEFGNLKAGEENIYEVKAVDKNGKVLAKDFIKVIFPAKTGSEANVITPEAARQ, from the coding sequence ATGGCATTCTTTGGTCACAAACACACTCCGTATTTTCGCAAACGGAAGGTTCATCCGCTTTTTATCAGCCTTCTCATTATTGCTGGAGGAGTCGCTCTTTTCTATTTGATTCAGTTTTTATTTTTTGGACAAACGGGAGAAGTCGCTGAAGTGAAACTGAATGTACCGCCACAAAATACGGTTTATGTTCAGTTTTCTGGTGAAGAAACATATCGATCAGTTATGGCAAGTTCGATCAAACTCCTGGAAAATGAAGTGGTCCAAAGCCGTAATACAGCGAACAGCTCTCTGGAATTTTTTGAAAAATCTGAGCTATATCTTGACACCAAAACAGAAATACGTCTCGTAAAAAGTAGGGTGCAAAGTGGAGATACTCGGGAGATACGAGTGCGCATGAACGGTGGGAAAATATGGGCTGATGTTGCTTTGAGTCTTAATCCACGTTCTGTTTTCGAAATCCAACTCTCTTCCACTATTTTTATAACTTCAAAAAATGGGGAATTTTCTGTGGACTATGATAAATCACTCGTAAAAGTTGCAAAAGGAAATGTTCGAATTTCAAAGCAAGAGAAGGGAACAGAAGTCTTTTCACAGGATGTCGGAGTGGGGCAACAGTTTGAATTCTCCGATAATATTGAAGAAAAAGCTCTGGCTATTCTTACGGAAGATGATTGGTTTTCAGCCCATGCTCCTCGCGAGGTGCCACCAGCTTCAGAAGAGGTTTCTTCCGAGGAAAGTGGAGATAAAACTTTGGGAGAAGAAAATCCTGTAAAAATTCTCGTTCCAGGAAAAAACAATTCTGTAGTGCTTATCAGCAAAGAACCTCAGAAAATTTCGGGGACAGTTCCGCGCGGAACGAAAAAAGTAGTAATAAATGATTACGCACTCTCAAAATTTGTCGAAGGGGATAAGGAATTTACCTATATTGCAAGTGTAAAATTTGAAAGTCTCATTCTCGGGAAGAACGTGTATGTCATTCAGGCATTTGATAAAAATGACACACTCCTCGGCAAAGCTGAAATCACCATTCACTATGATCCGGAGGGAAAATTTGAGGGAGGAGATACTCTCGGCGGAGAGAAAGAGCTTGATGCGACGAAAACGCCAGAATCAACAGGAAAATTGGAAATCACCGAGCCGAATAAAGGAGATGACTTTACAGCGAAGGATTTAACCGGGTTTGATCTCATCGGGACAACGTCTTCAGACACAGAAAAAATTCTTGTAAATGATTATGCCCTCTCGAAATATGTTCCAGGAAACGAAAAATGGACATACAAAGTGCGTATAGAGTTTGGAAACCTGAAAGCCGGTGAAGAAAACATTTATGAAGTTAAGGCAGTCGACAAAAATGGAAAGGTACTTGCCAAAGACTTCATCAAAGTTATCTTTCCAGCGAAAACAGGATCCGAAGCAAATGTGATTACTCCCGAGGCGGCAAGACAATAA